One window of the Shewanella maritima genome contains the following:
- a CDS encoding aspartate-semialdehyde dehydrogenase: MSQEFNVVVLGATGAVGQTMIEILEERDFPIANLYPLASSRSAGKTVNFKGTEVEILDVETFDWTQAQIGFFSAGGDVSAKWAPIAGEAGCVVIDNTSHFRYDIDVPLVVPEVNPEAIADFRNRNIIANPNCSTIQMLVALKPIYDAFGIARINVSTYQSVSGSGQQAIEELATQTTKLLQGLPAEPSVYPKQIAFNVLPQIDKFMDNGYTKEEMKMVWETQKIFADDSIMVNPTAVRVPAFYGHSEAVHIEMHQPAEADDVKAVLSQAEGVVLFESDEEYPTVVTDAAGQDPVYVGRVRKDISHPHGINLWVTADNIRKGAALNSVQIAEILIRDYY; encoded by the coding sequence ATGTCGCAAGAATTTAATGTTGTTGTCCTAGGGGCAACAGGCGCTGTGGGCCAAACCATGATCGAAATATTGGAAGAGCGTGATTTTCCAATTGCCAACCTTTATCCGTTAGCAAGTAGCCGCAGTGCCGGTAAAACCGTTAACTTTAAGGGTACCGAAGTTGAAATTCTTGACGTAGAGACCTTTGACTGGACACAGGCGCAAATAGGCTTCTTCTCAGCTGGTGGCGATGTATCGGCTAAATGGGCGCCAATTGCCGGCGAGGCGGGCTGTGTGGTGATTGATAACACCTCACACTTCCGTTACGACATTGACGTGCCATTAGTGGTGCCAGAAGTGAACCCAGAAGCGATTGCTGATTTCCGTAACCGCAATATTATCGCCAATCCTAACTGCTCAACCATTCAAATGTTGGTTGCGTTAAAGCCAATTTACGATGCTTTTGGTATCGCACGTATTAACGTATCAACCTATCAATCGGTTTCTGGTTCTGGTCAACAAGCGATTGAAGAGCTGGCGACGCAAACCACCAAGCTGCTGCAAGGTTTGCCTGCTGAGCCATCTGTTTATCCTAAGCAAATTGCTTTTAACGTGTTGCCACAAATCGATAAGTTTATGGATAACGGCTACACCAAAGAAGAAATGAAAATGGTGTGGGAAACGCAAAAAATCTTTGCTGACGACAGCATCATGGTAAACCCAACAGCAGTGCGCGTTCCTGCATTTTATGGCCACTCAGAAGCAGTACACATTGAGATGCATCAACCGGCAGAAGCTGATGATGTAAAAGCGGTACTGAGTCAGGCTGAAGGTGTTGTGTTGTTTGAGTCTGATGAAGAATACCCAACCGTTGTGACTGATGCTGCAGGGCAAGATCCTGTGTATGTGGGTCGCGTGCGCAAAGATATTTCGCACCCACACGGTATAAATTTATGGGTAACGGCCGATAACATTCGTAAGGGTGCAGCTTTAAACAGTGTCCAAATCGCTGAAATCTTAATTAGAGACTATTACTAA
- the truA gene encoding tRNA pseudouridine(38-40) synthase TruA, whose product MRIALGVEYDGSKYFGWQRQADVDSVQAQLEKALSYVANEPIEIFCAGRTDSGVHGTGQVVHFDTTAVRPIKGWTRGINTQLPDDIAVRWAKEVPDDFHARFSATARRYRYIIYNHSLRPGIMRQGVSHYHGDIDESLMHQAAQYLLGEQDFTSFRAIGCQSNTPFRNVHHVKVTRQGMYIMVDIQANAFLHHMVRNIVGSLLEVGLKNQKPEWIAHLLAVKDRNLAAATAKPNGLYLVDVTYPQEFDLPKLALGPLFMLD is encoded by the coding sequence ATGCGCATTGCATTAGGCGTCGAATATGACGGCAGTAAATATTTTGGCTGGCAACGCCAGGCAGACGTAGATTCAGTTCAAGCACAATTAGAAAAAGCACTCAGCTATGTAGCTAACGAGCCTATTGAGATATTTTGTGCGGGCCGCACCGATTCTGGCGTTCATGGTACTGGTCAGGTGGTACATTTCGACACCACAGCAGTGCGCCCGATAAAAGGTTGGACTCGCGGTATTAACACTCAGTTGCCCGATGATATTGCGGTGCGCTGGGCGAAAGAAGTACCAGATGATTTTCATGCTCGCTTTAGTGCAACGGCTAGACGCTATCGTTACATCATCTACAACCACAGCTTACGCCCTGGCATTATGCGCCAAGGGGTGAGTCATTATCATGGCGATATTGATGAGAGCTTAATGCACCAAGCTGCTCAATACTTACTAGGTGAGCAGGACTTTACGAGTTTCCGCGCGATTGGTTGTCAGTCAAACACGCCATTTCGTAATGTTCATCATGTCAAAGTCACCCGTCAGGGCATGTATATCATGGTCGATATTCAGGCGAATGCCTTTTTGCATCACATGGTGCGCAACATTGTTGGGTCATTGCTCGAGGTAGGTCTTAAAAACCAAAAGCCTGAGTGGATAGCACACTTGCTTGCGGTTAAAGATCGTAATCTTGCCGCCGCAACAGCCAAACCTAATGGTTTGTATTTGGTTGATGTGACTTATCCGCAAGAGTTTGACTTACCCAAGCTGGCATTAGGTCCGCTATTCATGCTCGACTAA
- a CDS encoding CvpA family protein, which translates to MVWIDYAILIVIGMSTLISLVRGFAKEAMSLVVWFAAFFIASQFYPQLAGHLTQISDEYIKNGVAIAILFVATLILGALVNYLLGQLVSKTGLSGTDRVLGLCFGAIRGALIVSAILFFMDAFTQLNQQDWWADSVLVPEFGVVIQWFFDYMENTSSFVPKQ; encoded by the coding sequence ATGGTGTGGATTGATTACGCAATTCTAATTGTTATTGGCATGTCGACCTTGATCAGCTTGGTCCGTGGTTTTGCCAAAGAAGCGATGTCGCTTGTTGTCTGGTTTGCCGCCTTTTTTATCGCAAGCCAATTTTATCCCCAGCTAGCTGGCCACCTTACTCAAATTAGTGATGAATACATCAAAAACGGTGTGGCAATTGCCATTTTGTTTGTGGCGACCTTAATCCTAGGTGCACTCGTTAATTACTTATTAGGTCAGCTTGTTTCTAAAACCGGTTTATCAGGAACCGACCGCGTATTAGGCCTGTGTTTTGGTGCTATTCGCGGCGCGCTTATTGTCAGCGCAATCCTATTTTTCATGGACGCATTTACTCAGCTCAACCAACAAGATTGGTGGGCTGACTCAGTACTTGTGCCCGAATTTGGTGTGGTGATTCAGTGGTTCTTTGACTATATGGAAAACACATCAAGCTTTGTACCCAAGCAATAA
- the folC gene encoding bifunctional tetrahydrofolate synthase/dihydrofolate synthase, translated as MSTSAKQTIDLTSASLNDWLEHLLAIHPAEIDMGLGRVSQVASKLGIDKLPNSQVITVAGTNGKGTTCAMLESILRQAGKSVGVYSSPHINHFNERIRVNQQDVSDELIIEAFQAIEQARGDITITYFEFATLAGLYVFGKTQPNVVLLEVGLGGRLDATNLIDSDATIITAIDLDHQEYLGDTREDVGREKAGVMRANCLSIIGEPDLPESVMAVAKDIGSLVRRVGHDFSYQLNEVNPGETLPYDERRLNDGHSWRFSSASAEYHQLPVPSLPLPNAASALALISEFWPEITFEQITQGFAKATLSGRIEQVSEQPVILLDVAHNPHAARYLAAQLQRYQAQGMNIRAICGMLKDKDIASVLACFDGVISHWDMVSLDNPRGATANELTAALQSCDLKQQVSLNQFDSMELAWQSMVTSVSSSDSQANELIIVFGSFFTVAAFQACFQSMP; from the coding sequence TTGAGTACATCAGCTAAGCAAACTATAGACTTAACAAGCGCTAGCTTAAACGATTGGCTTGAGCACTTGCTTGCCATACACCCAGCAGAAATTGATATGGGGTTAGGGCGCGTGTCGCAAGTCGCTAGCAAGCTTGGCATCGACAAACTGCCAAATTCACAAGTGATTACCGTGGCAGGCACTAATGGTAAGGGGACAACCTGCGCCATGCTTGAGTCGATTTTACGTCAAGCGGGTAAAAGTGTTGGCGTATATAGCTCGCCACATATTAACCACTTTAACGAGCGTATTCGCGTTAATCAGCAAGATGTGAGTGATGAACTTATCATTGAGGCGTTTCAAGCGATTGAGCAAGCACGCGGCGATATCACTATCACCTACTTTGAGTTTGCAACCTTGGCTGGACTTTATGTCTTTGGCAAAACTCAGCCAAATGTCGTGTTACTTGAAGTCGGCCTCGGCGGTCGCCTCGATGCCACTAACCTGATTGATTCTGATGCGACCATCATTACTGCGATTGACCTTGACCATCAAGAATACCTAGGTGACACCCGAGAAGATGTTGGCCGTGAAAAAGCCGGTGTAATGCGCGCTAATTGCTTGAGCATTATTGGTGAGCCAGATTTGCCAGAGTCAGTTATGGCTGTTGCTAAAGATATTGGCAGCCTTGTACGCCGAGTAGGGCATGATTTTAGCTACCAGTTAAATGAAGTTAACCCTGGTGAAACACTCCCTTATGATGAACGCCGGCTCAATGATGGACACAGCTGGCGTTTTAGCTCGGCAAGCGCCGAGTATCACCAGTTGCCTGTACCAAGTCTACCGCTGCCTAATGCTGCCAGTGCACTAGCGTTAATTAGTGAGTTTTGGCCTGAAATTACATTTGAACAAATCACCCAAGGTTTTGCGAAAGCAACGCTTTCAGGGCGAATAGAGCAGGTGAGTGAGCAGCCAGTTATTCTGTTAGATGTTGCTCACAATCCTCATGCGGCAAGGTATTTAGCTGCGCAATTACAAAGATATCAAGCGCAAGGCATGAATATTCGCGCTATTTGCGGCATGTTAAAAGACAAAGACATTGCCAGCGTTCTAGCTTGTTTTGATGGCGTGATATCTCACTGGGACATGGTGAGCCTAGACAACCCTCGCGGTGCAACGGCAAATGAACTCACAGCTGCACTGCAATCATGTGATTTGAAACAACAAGTTTCACTAAATCAATTTGATAGCATGGAACTTGCGTGGCAAAGTATGGTGACTTCGGTATCATCATCCGATAGCCAAGCAAATGAACTTATTATTGTATTTGGCTCATTTTTTACGGTTGCCGCGTTCCAAGCTTGTTTTCAATCAATGCCTTAA
- a CDS encoding FimV/HubP family polar landmark protein, translating to MTFRTSNVAKLLAIASLGLSATTIALPTHADSLKITGPNGEVKQAEVRQYGPTTSSDTFWSIAQKVRPNPNISVYQVMSALFDANPHAFSGNNYNTLEKDMVLMIPSADVMAAIPKAQAKRRAELEDQRAAQIRQTSQAQTTANQATASQTSVNQTNVNQPSAQQNASSQASQSQPNKPRSSAKPLQIVNQPAEAAPVVESQVAANDELARVNSELDAEHSKNLMLTDELARAQDQLMVAQNDNLALKNRIDEMSSSIGALEEQLQILREKHQALTVEHDALLESTKEPEVVQEPPSTWRKLMDNMWLLVLLAALPLVLIFGLVFWLLNRKKKQQEQAEQAQETEHVDTVADETTLAEVSPEEDDLSELAIHLDDDEEESIDDLLDLDNVEMQPEADLGAEADIVLEEQSEVEQVDEDDTTSLDDLWAEAMEEQDQELGPLEDDEASADDVDNLDNLLDGLEDTQESELPPESEEDMEDLLAEFDLPEQELEAEPVKGDDSANVDNETAQDDIDSLLADLDVPETDEAPEQTSAEATSAEAEEPEDLNVEDVDALLAELDMPAEPEPEPEPEPEPEPEPEPEPVDDIDQLLESVEQEAEQQDVQQDEAPVADDDVDSLLASLQDDVQEPLADQEPAAGEEPSAEQQPSAEQDLEEELPSTEEIDTDELLESNEADLGEELEQELEQAAELETELDSIGADQEQIEDVDALLAELEAPVAPETSDTPVLDEAIAKELDAELEELNEQENVADDDIDALLANLDADSTESTNSASDADELAAELGLDEELHDDSEHQEATDEELDAMLADLAGTGADAAIDQADAVSGEPSQLASNDDLLAPQSAENEQELDHTSDELDEMLASLAEQEAQTDEVQDEAQQDLDSLLGSLSNEADAAEQTSALNDQDDARAQELDNLLAGFDTDQLDSEQPDSDAVEADAVETKSDELSLTLGESTQNLPEIESEPEASADLPVNDDAAAQELEALLANMGNDEVEDVADAAAERPVQKDSGFFDDLKAGDKADANAIDWETDLFNQAQMDSLTSEAADKAPLDEKPLDKKPDPADEQSLDYTDDDLLAAFSESLSDDERDTLSSEDEFFIQDDKLTVDEALAALDEPKASDAIANDDLTSFERENDFIDIDKLLSDADEETEQVDQYKDVDVDVGEVDSLIGNAEMVDVDDEENSVNAKLDLARAYIEIEDKDSAIALLKEVQIDGNQRQQDEATNLISTIE from the coding sequence ATGACTTTTCGTACTTCAAACGTTGCTAAGCTTTTAGCGATTGCGAGTTTAGGTTTATCGGCAACCACTATAGCCTTGCCCACGCATGCTGATTCACTCAAAATCACCGGCCCTAATGGTGAAGTGAAGCAAGCTGAGGTACGTCAATACGGCCCAACCACTTCATCAGATACCTTCTGGAGTATCGCGCAAAAAGTTCGTCCTAATCCAAATATCAGTGTTTATCAGGTTATGTCAGCCCTGTTTGACGCTAACCCGCACGCATTTAGTGGCAACAACTACAATACCCTCGAAAAAGACATGGTATTGATGATCCCGTCAGCCGATGTGATGGCGGCAATTCCAAAAGCTCAAGCTAAACGCCGAGCGGAATTAGAAGATCAACGCGCTGCGCAAATTCGTCAAACATCACAAGCTCAAACCACAGCAAACCAAGCGACGGCAAGCCAGACTAGTGTAAACCAAACTAATGTTAACCAACCTAGTGCTCAGCAAAATGCCTCCTCTCAAGCTAGCCAGTCCCAGCCAAATAAACCTAGATCGAGTGCCAAACCATTACAGATCGTCAATCAACCTGCAGAAGCCGCGCCAGTTGTTGAGTCTCAAGTTGCTGCGAATGACGAGCTAGCAAGAGTTAACAGCGAGCTAGATGCTGAGCACAGCAAGAACTTGATGCTGACTGATGAGTTAGCGCGAGCGCAAGACCAATTAATGGTGGCGCAAAACGATAATCTGGCATTAAAGAACCGCATTGACGAAATGTCGTCATCAATTGGCGCTCTAGAAGAGCAGCTACAAATTCTGCGTGAGAAGCATCAAGCGCTAACCGTTGAGCATGATGCGTTACTTGAGTCCACAAAAGAGCCTGAAGTAGTACAAGAGCCGCCTAGTACCTGGCGCAAACTAATGGACAATATGTGGCTGCTTGTTTTACTCGCTGCACTGCCACTTGTACTTATCTTTGGTCTGGTTTTCTGGTTGCTTAACCGTAAGAAAAAACAGCAAGAACAAGCTGAGCAAGCTCAAGAAACTGAGCATGTCGACACAGTAGCTGACGAAACAACTTTGGCTGAAGTTTCACCAGAAGAAGATGATTTATCTGAGCTAGCGATTCACCTTGATGACGATGAAGAAGAAAGCATCGATGATTTGCTTGATCTAGACAATGTTGAAATGCAGCCCGAGGCTGACCTTGGTGCAGAAGCAGACATTGTTTTAGAAGAGCAATCCGAGGTAGAGCAAGTAGACGAAGATGATACCACCTCGCTTGATGATCTGTGGGCGGAAGCCATGGAAGAGCAAGATCAAGAGTTAGGCCCACTAGAAGATGATGAAGCATCAGCAGATGATGTCGACAATCTCGATAATCTGCTCGATGGTTTAGAAGATACTCAAGAAAGTGAGTTGCCTCCAGAGTCTGAAGAAGACATGGAAGATTTACTCGCTGAATTTGACCTACCCGAACAAGAGTTAGAAGCAGAACCAGTAAAGGGCGATGACAGTGCTAATGTTGACAACGAAACAGCGCAAGATGACATCGACAGCCTGTTAGCTGATCTCGACGTTCCTGAAACCGACGAAGCTCCTGAACAAACAAGTGCTGAAGCAACAAGCGCTGAAGCTGAAGAGCCAGAAGATTTAAACGTTGAAGACGTTGATGCTTTGCTTGCTGAATTAGATATGCCTGCAGAGCCAGAGCCAGAGCCAGAGCCAGAGCCAGAGCCAGAGCCAGAGCCAGAGCCAGAGCCAGTAGATGATATTGATCAATTGTTGGAGTCGGTTGAACAAGAAGCTGAACAACAAGACGTGCAACAAGATGAAGCACCTGTAGCCGATGATGACGTCGACTCGTTACTTGCAAGCTTGCAAGATGATGTTCAAGAGCCTTTAGCTGATCAAGAGCCTGCTGCGGGAGAGGAGCCTTCAGCCGAGCAACAGCCTTCAGCTGAACAAGACCTTGAAGAAGAGTTGCCATCAACTGAAGAAATTGACACTGATGAGTTGCTCGAATCCAATGAGGCTGACCTAGGCGAGGAGCTTGAGCAAGAGCTAGAACAAGCAGCAGAGTTAGAGACTGAACTTGACAGCATTGGTGCAGATCAAGAGCAAATTGAAGATGTCGATGCGCTATTAGCTGAGCTTGAAGCTCCTGTAGCACCTGAAACCAGCGACACGCCAGTGTTAGATGAAGCCATTGCCAAAGAGCTAGACGCTGAGCTTGAAGAGCTGAATGAGCAAGAAAATGTTGCCGATGATGATATCGATGCACTGCTCGCCAACCTTGATGCTGACTCTACTGAGAGCACAAATTCAGCAAGTGATGCAGATGAGTTAGCCGCAGAACTTGGACTCGATGAAGAGCTGCATGACGATAGCGAACATCAAGAAGCCACCGACGAAGAGCTTGATGCCATGCTTGCCGATCTTGCTGGTACGGGAGCTGATGCAGCTATTGACCAGGCCGATGCAGTAAGTGGAGAGCCAAGCCAACTTGCATCTAATGATGACCTGTTAGCACCACAGTCGGCAGAAAACGAGCAAGAGCTTGACCATACTAGTGACGAGCTAGATGAGATGCTGGCTTCACTTGCCGAGCAAGAAGCTCAAACTGACGAAGTACAAGATGAAGCGCAGCAAGATTTAGATTCATTACTGGGCAGCTTATCAAACGAAGCCGATGCGGCTGAGCAAACCAGTGCATTGAATGATCAAGATGATGCCCGAGCGCAGGAGCTTGATAATCTGCTAGCTGGCTTTGACACTGACCAGTTAGATAGCGAACAGCCTGATTCTGATGCTGTTGAGGCTGATGCTGTTGAGACTAAAAGTGATGAACTGTCACTCACCTTAGGTGAGTCAACTCAAAACCTGCCAGAAATTGAATCTGAGCCAGAAGCGAGCGCAGATCTACCTGTTAATGATGATGCCGCCGCGCAAGAGTTAGAAGCGCTGCTTGCCAATATGGGCAATGATGAAGTTGAAGATGTTGCAGATGCTGCTGCCGAAAGGCCAGTACAGAAAGACTCTGGCTTCTTCGATGACCTAAAAGCTGGCGATAAAGCTGATGCTAATGCCATTGATTGGGAAACCGATTTGTTCAATCAGGCGCAAATGGACTCATTAACGAGTGAGGCTGCTGACAAAGCGCCATTAGATGAGAAACCGTTAGATAAAAAGCCAGATCCTGCTGATGAGCAAAGCCTTGATTACACAGACGATGACTTGCTAGCAGCATTTTCTGAGTCATTGTCTGATGACGAGCGAGACACATTAAGCTCAGAAGATGAGTTCTTTATTCAAGACGACAAGCTAACTGTTGATGAAGCGTTGGCAGCATTGGATGAACCTAAAGCATCTGACGCTATCGCAAACGACGACCTGACTAGTTTTGAGCGCGAAAATGACTTTATCGATATTGATAAATTATTAAGTGATGCGGATGAAGAAACAGAGCAAGTTGACCAATACAAAGACGTTGATGTGGATGTGGGTGAGGTTGATTCACTCATTGGCAATGCCGAAATGGTCGATGTCGATGATGAAGAAAACTCGGTAAACGCCAAGTTAGATCTCGCTAGAGCCTACATTGAGATTGAAGATAAAGACAGTGCTATTGCGCTGCTTAAAGAAGTGCAAATTGATGGCAATCAACGTCAGCAAGATGAAGCGACTAACTTAATCTCAACGATTGAATAA
- a CDS encoding 4-phosphoerythronate dehydrogenase, with the protein MKIIADENMPYVVELFNEFGDIEFVDGRHLTPEQAQDADVLLVRSITKVNAALLEQNQQLKFVGSATIGTDHVDIDYLDSRNIPFSNAPGCNATAVGEYAFIAMLELATRCGESLKDKVVGIVGAGNTGSATAKCLEAYGVKVMLCDPIKQQEGDERAFYSLEQVLAEADVISLHVPITKDGEHKTWFLFDEARLAALKPNTWLLNCCRGEVIDNNALIKVGQQRSDLKLVLDVWQGEPNPITELVPLVDIATPHIAGYSLEGKAKGTFMLYEKLCQLTNTKVTKTVSDLLPPFHISEFSLSVNADLLDGANQAKLLGLARMAYDVRDDDVKFRQRFAQLNGFDQMRKQHKHRREFSALTLNFVQAQLSNEPMLAAEQLGFKVT; encoded by the coding sequence ATGAAAATCATTGCTGATGAGAACATGCCCTATGTTGTTGAACTATTTAACGAGTTCGGTGACATCGAATTTGTTGACGGTCGCCATTTAACCCCAGAGCAAGCACAAGATGCTGATGTACTGCTGGTTCGCTCCATCACTAAGGTCAATGCTGCGCTGCTTGAGCAAAACCAGCAGCTCAAGTTTGTTGGCAGTGCCACTATCGGTACTGACCATGTCGATATTGATTATTTAGACTCAAGAAATATCCCGTTTTCGAATGCGCCAGGCTGTAATGCCACCGCCGTAGGCGAATATGCTTTTATCGCTATGTTAGAGCTAGCGACAAGATGTGGTGAAAGCTTAAAAGATAAAGTGGTTGGTATTGTTGGTGCAGGTAACACAGGTAGCGCTACAGCAAAGTGCCTTGAAGCTTATGGCGTCAAGGTCATGTTGTGCGACCCAATTAAACAACAAGAGGGTGATGAGCGCGCGTTTTACTCATTGGAGCAGGTGCTGGCTGAAGCTGATGTGATAAGCCTGCATGTGCCAATAACGAAAGATGGTGAGCATAAAACCTGGTTTTTATTTGATGAAGCAAGGCTGGCAGCATTAAAGCCTAACACCTGGCTGCTCAATTGCTGCCGCGGTGAGGTAATTGATAATAACGCATTGATTAAGGTTGGGCAGCAACGAAGCGATTTAAAATTAGTACTTGATGTCTGGCAAGGTGAGCCAAACCCTATCACTGAGCTGGTGCCTTTGGTGGATATTGCCACGCCGCACATTGCTGGTTATAGCCTGGAAGGTAAGGCAAAGGGCACCTTTATGTTGTATGAAAAGCTGTGCCAGTTAACCAATACCAAGGTGACAAAAACCGTTAGTGATTTATTGCCACCATTTCATATCAGTGAATTTAGTTTATCAGTCAACGCTGATTTGCTTGATGGTGCTAACCAAGCAAAACTTCTGGGGCTTGCGCGCATGGCTTATGATGTGCGCGATGATGACGTCAAATTCCGTCAACGGTTTGCGCAGCTAAATGGTTTCGATCAAATGCGTAAGCAGCATAAGCATCGCCGTGAATTTAGTGCATTGACGCTTAACTTTGTTCAAGCACAATTATCTAATGAGCCTATGCTGGCTGCTGAACAACTCGGGTTTAAGGTGACATAA
- the dedD gene encoding cell division protein DedD, with product MDRQFQNRLVGTIVLVALGVIFLPDLLDGKKAQVVEEFTEIPLRPMNQGNVNEPHYSDDDFQVIDIPQGQDLGELDAQSADQSADQPIAATTPEANTSKAAGSSNESKSKPSTESKQQSSSQEKAQPKAEKQVAAKPKPVAGQIKPVAGEIKPVSAGYTLQLGGFNNAKNVSALIAQLRLSGYTAYTVPAKPVDGKLTRVFVGPETNKAKLEKARDPIRKLTGLEGKIVPFSPTN from the coding sequence GTGGATCGTCAATTTCAAAACCGCCTTGTCGGCACCATAGTATTGGTGGCGCTTGGGGTGATTTTCTTACCTGATTTATTAGATGGCAAAAAAGCCCAAGTTGTTGAAGAGTTTACTGAAATTCCGCTGCGCCCAATGAATCAAGGTAATGTTAACGAGCCGCATTATAGCGATGATGACTTTCAGGTTATCGACATTCCACAAGGGCAAGACTTAGGTGAGCTTGATGCGCAGTCAGCAGACCAAAGCGCTGACCAACCCATAGCGGCGACAACACCTGAAGCTAACACTTCAAAAGCTGCTGGCTCTAGCAATGAGTCAAAAAGTAAGCCGAGTACAGAGTCCAAACAACAATCAAGCTCTCAAGAAAAAGCCCAGCCAAAAGCTGAAAAACAAGTTGCTGCAAAACCTAAACCTGTCGCAGGGCAAATTAAGCCTGTTGCTGGTGAGATAAAACCTGTGAGTGCGGGTTACACCTTACAACTTGGCGGCTTTAATAATGCCAAGAATGTGTCAGCATTGATTGCGCAGCTTAGGCTGTCTGGCTACACCGCATATACGGTTCCTGCTAAACCAGTAGATGGCAAGTTAACCCGTGTATTTGTTGGGCCTGAAACCAATAAAGCCAAGCTTGAAAAGGCGCGCGATCCTATTCGCAAGCTCACGGGATTAGAAGGCAAAATTGTGCCGTTTAGCCCAACAAACTAA
- the fabB gene encoding beta-ketoacyl-ACP synthase I, with protein MKRVVITGLGVVSSIGNNKNEVIESLKAGKSGITRSEQFEEMKLRSHVWGDIKIDPAEHIDRKALRFMGDAAAYAHIAMQQAIEDANLTEEQYSHHRVGLIVGSGGASSSNQVQAADTLRSRGVKRVGPYIVPRIMASTTSACLATPFKIKGMNYSISSACATSAHCIGHAVELIQMGKQDMVFAGGAEELDWTLTMGFDAMGALSTKYNDTPEKASRTYDADRDGFVISGGGGILVVEELEHALARGAKIYAEIVGYGASSDGYDMVAPSGEGAVRCMQMALEGVDTPIDYINTHGTSTPVGDVRELEALTEVFKDKVPAVGSTKSMTGHALGAAGVHEAIYSLLMLENSFIAPSINVDTLDEKAEGIPVVTEMREAELNTVMSNSFGFGGTNATLVMRKYK; from the coding sequence ATGAAAAGAGTCGTGATCACCGGTTTAGGTGTGGTTTCAAGCATCGGCAATAACAAAAATGAAGTGATTGAGTCACTCAAGGCCGGTAAAAGTGGTATTACCCGTTCTGAACAGTTTGAAGAAATGAAACTGCGCAGCCACGTTTGGGGTGATATTAAGATTGATCCAGCTGAGCACATTGACCGCAAAGCACTGCGCTTTATGGGTGATGCAGCAGCATACGCTCACATCGCAATGCAACAAGCGATTGAAGATGCCAACCTGACTGAAGAGCAATACTCACACCACCGTGTAGGTTTGATTGTTGGCTCAGGCGGTGCATCATCATCTAATCAGGTTCAAGCGGCTGACACATTACGCTCACGCGGTGTTAAGCGCGTAGGTCCATACATTGTCCCTCGCATCATGGCTTCAACCACAAGCGCATGTTTGGCGACACCATTTAAAATCAAAGGTATGAACTACTCAATTAGTTCTGCATGTGCAACGTCTGCGCATTGTATTGGTCATGCAGTTGAGCTTATTCAAATGGGTAAGCAAGACATGGTGTTTGCTGGTGGCGCAGAAGAGCTAGATTGGACCCTAACCATGGGCTTCGATGCGATGGGCGCACTATCAACCAAATACAATGACACGCCAGAAAAAGCCTCTCGTACTTATGATGCTGACCGTGACGGTTTCGTTATCTCTGGTGGTGGCGGTATTCTAGTGGTTGAAGAACTAGAACACGCACTAGCTCGTGGCGCGAAAATCTACGCTGAAATCGTAGGTTACGGTGCATCATCAGACGGTTACGACATGGTCGCACCATCAGGTGAAGGTGCTGTACGTTGTATGCAAATGGCACTTGAAGGTGTTGATACGCCAATTGACTATATCAATACCCATGGTACTTCAACGCCTGTAGGCGACGTACGTGAGCTAGAAGCATTAACTGAAGTGTTTAAAGACAAGGTTCCAGCAGTAGGTTCAACTAAGTCTATGACTGGTCACGCGCTAGGTGCTGCTGGCGTACATGAAGCGATTTACAGCTTACTTATGCTAGAAAACAGCTTTATTGCACCAAGCATTAACGTTGACACCCTTGATGAGAAAGCTGAAGGTATTCCAGTTGTAACTGAAATGCGTGAAGCTGAGCTAAATACCGTTATGAGTAACAGCTTTGGCTTTGGTGGCACTAACGCTACCCTAGTAATGCGCAAATACAAGTAA